The window gaagatggggaggAAATGATGTGGACATTGTTTTCCCCTTTGGTTTCCCCTGGCTCAGGAGGTTGCCCATGGCTATGCTCacttccttttttgttttttcttcaaaacccaGCAAAACCAGGACcattatcaccttcaattctgacaccctccaattccccttCAATTACTCACAttggagctgaaatgaccacttacccactgctTGGACACATTTCCCAAGGCAAATGGGTAAGTGatcatttcactcccatgtgagggattggagggaattggagggtgtcagaattggaaGGGATAACCATTCGCAAAACCATGcggctaggaagaagaagaggacattAGTATCATTTAACCCcatcaagggtatattggtcataatAGGACTTAGTAATTCCTACCATTAGCAACTAATGTGTACAGTTAACGGATTGGTTGTTTTTGTTAATTAGTTTGGAAAGTGAGATTCCAAACCTCACTGGTCAAAGTGTAATTACGGCAAACCTCAAGGGAGGTACGtgaaaatttttgtttagtTAATTATTcggtataatttttaatttaatacCAAGAAGGCAAGAACTAATCTATGGTCTTGAGTCCtccttatttaattaaaaaatgtgCATGTTATACATGTaagaatccggatcagctacccacataaatatattttctttatgtacTAAAGCACCTTAGatgttatttaattttatttaaggtATTAGACCCATCTTAATTAATTTGAACCAATAGGTACATTTGGGTTTAATGGATTCATGAGGTCTATTATTTATAAGGAAGTTTGAAGTTAAAGCAAGGGTATACTGATAACACCACATTGgttctgtccccacccgtccccatgtgggtagctgatccaaACTCCACATGTAATTAGAAAATATATTTCCTTTATGTACTAAAGCACCTTAGatgttatttaattttatttaagttaAGGTATTAGACCCACCTTAATTAATTTGAACCAATAGGTACATTTGGGTTTAATGGATTCATGAGGTCTATTAGTTATAAGGAAGTTTGAAGTTAAAGCAAGGGTATACTGATAACACCACCATGGTTAAAGGATTGCATGGTCATTTTGAGTCAGACCAAGGGTAGTTTGGTAACTTCGCAATGGTCTAGTGGTTGCATGGTTATTATGACCTAAAACAAAGGATTTCATTGTCTTTTCATGGGAAAGTGGTACCATGGTCAAACAAAGATTATGGATGCCTATTGGTCAAGAAGTGAGGCAAGACATTAAATTGGTGGGTACAAATGAGATTTCCTGAGGAAGAAAATCGGAAGGGTcgagaagaggaagaaacagactagaggacagaaagaaacaagaaaagaaaggaagaagttAAGGATATAAACGGATTTAAtgcggtcggatagtggcattattaTATTTGTATCCGATTAGATTCGGACTGATTCAGATAATATCCTATTAGTTTTCAGACgaattcggataatatcctatccgttttgttgatgagggttagggttgagaattgagagtttttttttttttgataaaggaGAATTTATAGTTCAgcaattaccctttcttctactcttctcaatctttgattttcttaccttttttatttttattgtatcttgtatttattttaatagatatgttaTTCCATGTATCACCGtccataaaacaatatatatatatatatataatatatatatatatagaattgAGTCGGACAGAGACctagaggggataaagatctggGTTGCAAAcattagggagagagagagagagagatatgcacATGCAACAATGGTGTTAGGCTTACGTTGCATAAACTATATGCCAAGGGCTAtagtgattccatgtatcaccgtccataaaacaatatatatatatatatatacaatatatctcttgtatatatatatcaccgtccataaaacaatatatatatatatatatatatatacaagagatgtattgtatttttattctcttttataACCTTTCAGTCGTGCTCGTCGGTCGTCGCTCCCTCGCCCCTTCCCAAGAGATGCCCCAATCTTTTATATTatattctcttttttcatttttcatatattgctaataataaataatattaaataaaattaaatgaaatgagGGTATAAGTGTCAAATGAAAGTTTAGCCACCAAGCATGTGTTCATACTTTTACAAAATAGTAAGATATATATCACTGtccataaaacaatatatatatatatatcactatCCATATATAAAACAATATCTTACCATAGCGGACTTCTTGGCCAAACAGGCAGTGAAATCGGGTTCTTCAATGACCAACTGTGCTCTTCCTAAACACATTGAGGATCAATTGGCTCATGATGCCATGGGTCTACCGAGATATCGGTTTTGGTAATTGAGGGATGTCCCTCCTTTGTTTGGAGTAGTTGTTTTAGTTCGTTTGTTTTTGGGCTTTGTGcctgttgtttttcttttcctttttaatccaATGACCCTTtaacacaaaacaaaataggaatggagaaggaagaCCCAAAGcgagaaaaatcaaagaagagacTGAAGTAATAATGCTTTTAATGTGCAGAAAGGAAAATCACTCATTTCCAAAGGAACCCTGAATCTGAATTTATGGTTTTTTATCTAACACCAGAGAAAGCAGTAGAGCATAAAACCCGGGAGAACTTCCAAAAGATATTATTAACAGAATACTCTTAATTAATAtataagggagagagagagagagattcaggGTGGTGGTTATGGTAGTAGTGGAAATGGGTTTTGCTGCATGACTTCTCCTCCTAATCACAATACCAGTAATAGTTGGAATGGGTTCTCTTCCCTCATGCTCAACTataccacaaccaccaccaccagcaattgttcttcttctatcaAAGCTAAGATCATGTCTCATCCCTACTATCCTCTTCTCTTATCTGCTTACGTCAACTGCCAAaaggtaaagaagaagaagaagattaacaATAATAGTCTATTGattaatttttgttaatttttagGGTATTGAGAAAGATACCCATTGACCTATAGTGAGAGATGGGTGTCCTTTTCTTATTTCCAAACAGATTGGAGCACCACCTGAAGTGGTGGCAAAGTTAGAGGAAGGTTATGCGTCGTCTGAGGAAGCCATGGCTAGGAACAGAAGGGGATGCTTAGGTGAAGACCCAGCACTTGATCAGTTCATGGAAGCTTACTGTGTGATGCTCACTAAGTATGAACAAGAGCTCACCAAACCCTTTAAAGAAGCTATGATGTTCGGCTCTAGGATTGAATGCCAATTCAAGTCTCTCACTGTGTCCTCCTCTACAGATTCTGGTGATGACCCCTTCtttgttaattaaaataaaaaaaaattttcgcAGCTTCTGCCCATGCATGTGGGCGTAAACCTAAGGCAGCgtattttctttgaatttctttAATTTAATTGGGAATGTATAGTTAAACTACGTACGTTTGTCGGAAAATGTGGAGGAAGAATCTCAGCATCGCCACcatcacaacaacaacaacatcactCAACAAGCAGAAAGAAGATCTAGAAAATAATATACTGTTATGATCTAAAGTTTGTGAAATATTAAATAGAAGAGAACTTACATGGAAAGTACAGATTTATGGTGAAGACAATGTTGAGAGAACCTCTGGAAACATGTTTCTGGGCCctaaatggtgtttggtaaacatGCTCCAAAAACGTTTTTAGAACAGAAAAACAACACAAATCCGTTTGGTAGAATCTATTCTGAAACACCTTTTACCAAATTAATGAATTATTATAGAAATATCATTGCTTGACTAAACGTACTTTTAATTAAGATGAAAACATCCACCATGATCATGTATGACAATGCAAAAAGGATCTTGGTgaattcgaaccaccatccccttagaACGTGCTTGAGACATGtgcatgttccaagtgctctaccaatttgagctaaagacccaacaagtagaGTTTGAAGTTTACAAGTAACCCAAACCTAACCCAAATCTAATGAAACAGATTCAATTGAAATCCAAACCTCATTGAACTACAAATATAATATGACTAATGGGGAAACAGTAActtatgaagaagaagacccaTTCTCAATCCTCTTGAAACATGGAGAATCAGTCAATACTTTGGTCATGAAACAGTAActtatgaagaagaagacccaTTTCTCTTCGCTAACCAGCTCTCCCCACTTCACTTCAGGTATAGCCCCTACAACACACCCCCACAGGCCTGTTTTACTCCATCTCAGACTGCTGCACAAATTGTCCAGCAAAGACCTCAAGCAAACAAAGCCAATGTGAAGCATTTTAGAAGCCATACCATGGGTCATTACTCAAATGAATGCTCTAAGGTTCAGCAGCAGTTGTATGTGCAAGGGGTGGGTAAGTAATTATAAAATTCAATTTAGCAAGAGGCTCTTGGGTGCTCACAAGGACCATCTTCTAAGTTGGAGGtttgggaggagggggggggggggaggggaacaaGTTATATATTGTACcattaatatataattataccAATCTACTGCTGCAAGTTACAAATAATAACAAAGGTTGATGACAAGTTTTTCAGtacaaaccccaaaacccaattcCCAACTCTAGGGGACCATGAAATTAACAGACTTCATAACAGTCAATCTACTACCTTAACTTCTGACCAGAGGTACACCAACCCAGGTCTCAATCCTTTTCCTTTTaccttcttttctattcctcTACGAATTATAAATATTCAACCTGGCTCCTCAAGTCCAATGCAGGAACATGATCAAACGATTTCATCAAGGTTTAATATATTGGAATCAACTAGTGactaaaagaaagagacaatggCTAAAAGAAGAGATCACTGTGCACTTATGGCAGTGGATTTCAATCTGATATTTAAACCCATGGATTTCATCCAACTTCTTCCCACTTGTAggctaagaaagaaaaaaaaaattgatttcacGCCTGATCTGCAATCACAAATGATTTTGGTCTGCGAGGACAAAGGGACACTTATACCTGGGCATTTGCTTGTTCTTGCTTTCATCATCAAGTATGAATAAACAGAGAACCAGATCAGAACACTTCCATTAAACATTACACAACTTCCATTAAcattgcacaaaaaaaaaaaaaaaaaaaaaaaagagaaccagattggaagacaaaaaaatcaaacaaaaggggtggtttttatttttttgacaaaTAGGAAGAAGTAGAGAGGAGTTTTACCTTTTGGAGATTAGATTGGtatgtgggaggtcagggcttGTGAGTAGACCTTCGCAAGAGACGGGTTTTACCTTCAAAGCCTTGGATTCTAAGTGTTTCTGCAAAAATC is drawn from Telopea speciosissima isolate NSW1024214 ecotype Mountain lineage chromosome 1, Tspe_v1, whole genome shotgun sequence and contains these coding sequences:
- the LOC122644779 gene encoding homeobox protein SBH1-like, with the protein product MTSPPNHNTSNSWNGFSSLMLNYTTTTTTSNCSSSIKAKIMSHPYYPLLLSAYVNCQKIGAPPEVVAKLEEGYASSEEAMARNRRGCLGEDPALDQFMEAYCVMLTKYEQELTKPFKEAMMFGSRIECQFKSLTVSSSTDSGDDPFFVN